The genomic DNA ATCGAATCACCCATTCCCCATTGTCTTAGATTAGAGTACAGTAAAGAAGTGTAACAAAATCTCACATTTCTCGTACTTTTTTAAAACAACTTGTTCACCCTTGTAGTTAATACTTGTATAAAAAATTCCATGCAGCTTTGTTTTTGGCGACGATTATTACTATCCATTGCGGTATTTTGTTTTGCTGGATCAATGTGGGCAACCCAAACACCATCAGCCCTAGCCTATGAAAATCCTGACTTATTACCTGATACATTTACCCCAATAGTTGACCTAGCAAAAACCCTCCCCGATCCTCAAGAAGAAAAACTTGTCAAAGAATTAGAACAATTTGAACAAGATACTGGTTGGAAATTGCGCGTATTAACCCAGTATGACCGCACTCCAGGGAGAGCAGTAATCAAATACTGGGGTTTAGATGATAAAAGTATTCTCCTAGTTGCCGACTCTCGCGGTGGTAACATTCTCAGCTTCAGCGTAGGCGATGCAGTTTATGAACTTTTACCCCGGACATTTTGGATTGAACTGCAAACCCGTTTTGGTAACTTGTACTACGTCAGGGAACATGGGGAAGACCAAGCTATTTTACAAGCCTTAGATTCCGTTAAAGGTTGTTTACTCGATGGTGGTTGTAACGTCGTTCCCGGACTACCAAGAGAACAATGGATACTCACCCTGATCACTTCGGCGATAGGTGGTATTATTTGTGGTTTTGCGGCTCAACCTCGCAACGATAAACAAGCTTTTGCTTGGCAGTGGGCGTTAATTTTCTCACCTTTATGGGGAATTTTATTTATTGCTTTCGGAATTGCTCCAGTGATTACTCGTACCAGTGACTGGGTTCCTTTAGTACGTAATATTTCCGCTTTCTTAATCGGTGTTTTGGTTGCCTATCTATCTCCAGGTTTCAGTCGTCCTTCTTCTAGTACCGAGTCTTAAATTAGGTGAAGAGTTGGAATTTTCCCTAATACCCAATGCCTAAAATCCTATTTACTGTCACCTGTCACCTATCACCTATTCTCTGCCTTCTAATGATAAGCTGAAAGCTGATCTGTGTGAGAAGCTTAACAGCAATGGAATGGCACGTAACTGATGCTCAAAGCTTGGCGATTATTGATAGTGAAATTGGCGATCATGTCTTTTCACCAGCAGAGTATGAAATAGTCAGACGAGTAATATATGCAACATCTGACTTTGAATATAAGTCCTTGATTTGCTTTTCGGAACACGCTTTACAAGCAGGAGCAGCAGCACTGGCCGCACGTACTACTATTGTTGTAGATGTGCCAATGGTACAGGTTGGGATATCTTACGATATTCAAAACACCTTTGCCAATCCGGTGTATTGCAGTATGGAGGCTTTCACCCGTCCTCAAAAAGAAAGAACTCGTTCTGCTTGGGGAATTGAAACCTTGGCCAAGCGTTATCCAGAGGGAATTTTTGTAGTTGGTCAAGCCCAGACTGCTTTGACTGCTCTTGTGGATTTAATTGAAGCGGAAGAAATTCGACCTGCTTTGATCATTGCTACACCAGCAGGATTTCTGAATGTGGATACTGATAAAGAAAGATTACAGGATTCTTTAGTACCTTATATTACTATTAACAGTCGTAAAGGTAATGCCGTGGTGGCTGCTGCTATTGTTGATGGCTTAGTTGATTTGGCTTGGCAAGCTTATGGTCAAGATCGAAGTGGGGTGAGTTAAATCAGTTATCAATTACAGCAGACTTAGGGCAAATGAGGTACAAACTTAAATCATGAAACTCTTGTAGTGCGGGCATCTTGCCCGCTGAATATGTAGCTCATAACAGCGGGAAGTGCTGTCTCAATTTATTCCTGATTCCTGACTCCTGGCATTTTTAGTAGTCATCATCTCTATCTCTGTATCTTGGTGGTTCTGGACGACGACGACGGGGTTGTTCTCGTTGGTTGTCTCGTAAACGAAGACTGACTTCATTAAAGAAATCTTCGCGGACAACAGGGTAGTCACTGACCCAGAGATTACGACTGGGGATGTAGATATTACTAAATTCTTCTATACTGCTTAAATCTGAGCGATTTGACATCACGATCATTTCTGCAATTTGACCACGGGCGATCGCTTTATGAACAGAACGTAAGGGAGCATCAAATTCAATACTAAATCCGGTATTATCGCCTACTTCTAAGTTAATCCGTTTTTCGCGGTTTTCAATAATTACTAACTCGCCTTTATTGTTGACTGTTTCCTGTTTACCAGTTAACTTTTCTGTGATCCACCAATCTAATACTCGGCCACGAAAAAAGCCGCTGTACTTGTAACGGCGGCATTTTGAATTGCGGATACTGGCTTGAAATACGGGATACCATAACCAAAAAAAAGCACCAAATACCCCAAATACAAACACTAACCCAAAATCTAATTTAAAAAAGATTTTTAACAGCAAAATTACGACTACAGTAACGACAGAAATTAATAGTCGTTGTAAAAAGTTATTAAATTTTCCCCAGTAGTATTTGTATTGTGAACCACTGGCAATGAGGGGGATAATTTGTTCAAATTTTTGACGAGTCAGTGGAACAAGCATATTTTAGATTTTAGATTTTAGATTGTAAAAATTGCAAATCGAAAATTTCTCACAGACAGAGATATTAATAGATACAGCATATTTCATTCTTATGAGGTACAAATCATAATAAAGAAACTCTTGTGGGGTGGGCATCTTGCCCGCCAATAATGTACCTCATTACACCGGAAAGTGCTGTATGGTGGTCAGGATCAGGATATCAATTCATTTTGAAAATCAAGCTAAAAATATATTTTACTACTTTACGGGTTTAGCACGGCTAAACCCTGATTCCTTCCTTGATTAAAGGATTTTTTCTAAGCCATATACTAAAGACTTTAACTGATTAATTTTGCGAATTGCCAGTAAGACTCCGGGCATATAACAGGAGCGATCGCTTGTATCATGGCGTAGGGTGTAAATTTGTCCTGCTGCACCAAAGATCACTTCTTGATGGGCAATTAATCCAGGTAAACGCACACTATGAATTCTAATCCCTTCGTCGGCTAAAGATCCTCTGGCTCCAGCTATTTTTTCCGTTTCTTCCACTTGGGGAGGGTTAAAAGTTTTACCCATTTCCGCTAATAACTGGGCGGTTTGAATGGCTGTACCGCTTGGTGCGTCGGCTTTTTGGTTGTGATGTAATTCAATAATTTCTACATGATCAAAGTATTGGGATGCAGTGACTGCGGCTTGTTGTAGCAGTACCATCCCGATAGAGAAGTTAGGAATAATTAAACAACCTGTGCTGGCTTTTTCAGCAAAATCACTTAATTCTTTGAGTTGTTCAGGACTTAAACCAGTAGTTCCGACTACGGGACGAATACCATAGGCGATCGCACTGCGAACATTATTATAAACTGTATCAGGATGGGTAAAATCTACCATTACTGCTGGTTGTAGCTGTCTTTCTCCGGCTACATATCCTAACATTGGCTCTAATTGATCAGTAATTGGTACTTCTAAAGGTTCACTTAAACCTGCTAGTTCTCCTGCATCTTTGCCTTGATGTTCTGGTGAAGTATCCAAAGCACCCATTAAAATCATATCTTCTGCTTGGGCTACGGCTTTAATTACTTCACGTCCCATTTTGCCAGCTGCACCGTTGACAATTACGGGAATGGTAGATTGATTGGTCATATTTCCTGAAAATGCGTTTTTAGTTATTTTACTGCGATTATGAAAAGTCTTTTAGTATTTCAGTTTTGTCTTGAGTTGATGCCTTAACCGCTTTGTTGCTATATATAGAAAGATTATATGGTTATGATTGGCAAATTACGACATTTCCCAAAAATTTATATAAGATGGACTGATTAACACCAATGAATCTGTAAAGGTGAGTTGGTTGTGTTCCTTGTTAAAAAAATCATTTCCCACCAATGAACAGAAAATTTGTTTTGGCTTTGCTTTCTAGTCCAGTTCTGTTTATGTCTATTTTATCTACAGTGATGATAGCTAGAAGTGCTTATGCTAATCCTGTAGTTATTCCTGTCGGTACACATTTATCTTGTATCCGTTCTCCCCATTCCGCAACTATACGTCAAACTTGCATAGCCGTAGCTGATACAACTAAACCCGCTATAGAAATAGCACAAGCTCAAGTTGAAAATAAACAAAATCCCACAGAACCAGAAGAATTAATCTTTACAGAAGCAGAAAGTGATGAGGCAATCAAGTTATTTGGCTGTGATTGTCCTGCTTGTCTAAGTGCTGTGCGTCAGTTACATGGTTTACCACCTTTACCCGTTTAGTGATGCCACATTATTTTTAAAGTGCCTGTATTATCAAAAAAAATATAGGTCGAATCTATTTTCTGAGAAATATTGTAACTGGTGTGGGGAAAGAGTTTTCCCTCACCTTTCAATGGTAAATTTCGGATCTAAAAAGTGATCTGTCGTAGCTGATATTTTGAATGATTAAATTACCTATTCAAAAGTTAACTTCATTCACAAAAAAATTTTTTATTCACGTGCGTTAAAGATGACAAAATGCAAGGAGTAAGATCACTGCAACCGTTTATTTAATTCATGTGTGTTGATTGAATAGGTTGCTTAAATTGAACTATCAACGTCCGTCAGGATTCCATTCTTCAATGTCTATGTATTTATTTTCTACCAAATCCAAAGGTTCAATTACTCCACTAGAACTAGATACACGAAACCAATAAACTGGACTTGTGGTTTTATCTGGATGATTTTCAAAAACTTTCACTACATAAAAGGGTTTATTTTCACTGGGATAATCAGCTACGGTTGCTGAAACGCTTATTGCACCCTTAGAAAGGTTTTTGATTTCTTTAGCTTTGCGTTGTACTTGTGCTAAATTCCATACCGAATTGAAAGCTTTTTGTTTATCTATTTTGATGCTAGTATCAGCAACATTTGTCAAATGAGCGGCATTTTCTGTAACAGCATCTCTTGACTCAACTAAATTATGAGCATGATAATGTTGATATAAGCTATTGATCAGATATCCTCCTATTAATCCCACTACGAAGGCAGAAATTAAATGATAATAGTTGAGTTTTTTCTGAGGATAGTAGGTTAATGGTCTCCTTTGATAATGTACTAGCTGTCCTGATTGTTTGTGAGGATAATTAATTAATTGTTTTCTTGTGTTACCCCTAAGCATAGTCAATAACCTCCGTAGTTGTGTAATTTTTATTTCCGTGTAACTATGATACCAGGGGTTGTAACCCCTAGATCCAGTCTTGACAAGGAAATGAGTGTTGTTTTACTGAAGTTTGCGGGACTTAGTGCATAAATTTTTAACCTGTTTTTTAGTCACGGGGAGATAGAAAATAGCGATCCCCATTCCTAACATCCTATAACTAATCTCAGCTATATGGTCAATAATAGGTGACTGGACAGCTAGGATATTTGTTGATATTCTTTCTGGTGGGAGATTTCAGACACATAAATTTTTTTGTCTAATACAGCAGATATATTAAAATTTATAGTCAGTTGAGATGAAATTCTGGAAAATATCTATTAGCTATGACTAAACAAACCAATATAATTGTTGTTTTCGATATTGATGGTGTTATTCGTGATGTCAGCGGTTCTTATCGTCGCGCTTTAGCCGATACTGTAGAACATTTTACGAATCAAATGTATCGTCCCACCGATGTAGATATTGATAATCTTAAGTCTGAGGGAATTTGGAATAATGATTGGGAAGGTTCTCAGGAATTAATCTACCGTCACTTTGTCAGTGAAGGGATGATTCGTGAAGAAATAGAATTAGATTTTGAACATATAGTTAGCTATTTTCAATCTCGTTACCGAGGTACAGATCCAGAAAATTGGAATGGTTATGTTGCTCATGAACCTTTATTATTACAACCCAGCTATCTAGAACTGCTAACACAAGCAGGAATTGATTGGGGATTTTTTAGTGGTGCTACTCGCGGTTCTGCTACTTACATTTTAGAAAGACGTTTGGGTTTAAAATCTCCGGTTTTAGTTGCAATGGAAGATGCACCGGGTAAACCTGATCCGACGGGATTATTTACAACTATTGATTTGTTAGAAAATGGTGGTGATCAAAAGCAAACTGTGATTTATGTGGGTGATACCGTTGCAGATATGCACACTGTAGAAAAAGCTAGGAGTTTAGATAATTCTCGGACTTGGGTGGGTGTGGGAGTGTTACCTCCTCATGTCCAGGGAACTGTAGAACGTAAGGATGCTTATACACAAACATTGATAAAAGCAGGTGCAAAGGTGGTATTTAGTAATGTGCAGGAATTAACACCGGAGAAGATTGAGAAGTGGGAAATCGGGTCATCAAATTTTTGAATAATCTTGATTTTGGGAATGTTCACTTTACCAAAACTCAAAGATAGTTAACTCTAAAACACAGTCTTGATCCCTCACATAAACATATGTCTTACTCATAAGCTGTATCTAATATGATAGAGTTTCTGTTAGATTCAGCTTTAATCTAATTTAAGGTGGATAAATGTTAAAAAATGTTTTGGCTCAGATTGCAGCTTCTTCTTCTTTTCTTAATCTGTTCATATTTTTAGGTTTGATTACTACTTTAGTAGCATTTAGTGTCCGCTGGTGGAAACAAAAAAATACCTACAAATCTCTGCAATCACTCCCTTCTCCGCCCAAACACTGGCTATTAGGAAATATTCCGCAAATATTAGCAGCAGTCAAACAAAAGAGATTTTTTCAATTATTATTTGATTGGAGTCAAAAACTGGGTCCAATGTATGTTTATTGGGCTGGCCAACCAACGGTAATTTTAAGTAAGCCAAAAGTTATAGAAGAAACTGTAATTAATGGCATGAGAGACGGTAGTTTAGTTAGATCCAAGCGTGCAAGAAAAGCTTGGAATGACATTGGTGGATCTATTCTTTTGGGTCAAAATGGTAGTGAGTGGCAGTGGCGACGCAAGGCTTGGAATCCTGAATTTAGTTCTAGCAGTTTGTCCAAATATGTAGAAATTATTAGTCAAGCTTGTGAACAAGTTATTGAGAAAATTCAACAAACTGAATCACCGAAAGAAGTTCAGGTAGATCATTTGTTTGTAGAATTAACAATGAGGGTGATTTCTTGTCTGGTGATGGGTATTCCTGTGGATGGAAAAACTGTTAGTCATGAAGGTCAACCCCTTGATGTTGCTCAGGTATATGAGGCTACTTCTGTTTTAAGCTATCGCTTCTTACGGGTAGCTACTGGTGAAAAAATGTGGAAAAAATATCTACCCACTAAAAATTCACGAGATTACTGGGCAGCAAGAAGATATCTAGATGAGTTAATCGGTCCCCGTGTGGATTTGGCTTTGCAATTGAGAGAGCAAAACAAAACTGACTTAGAAAAAGTTAGTTCTTTGTTTCAGGAGTCAATGTTAGTGAAGATAGCTGCCAAGGAACCAAATTACAATCGGGAATCACTCATAGCAGAAGCTATTGAACTTTTAATAGCTGGTACTGATACAACAGCCCATACTATATCCTTTACAATCGCAGAGTTATCATTAAATCCCAGAGTTTTTCAAAAAGCCAGGGTTGTAGTTGATCAAGTTTGGGAAAAACAAGGCTGTATTACTACAGAAAGCTTTAAGGATTTAGCTTACATCCAAGCTATTTTTAAGGAAACGTTACGTCTGTATTCTATCGCTTCTGGCTCAACTTCATTGGAAGCTGAACGAGATATTGTCATTGACGGTCAAGAGATTCCCCGTGGTACAAAAATATTCTGGTCAATGCTTGCTGCTGGCAGAGATCCAGAGGTATATTCCCAGCCTGAAGAATTTCTACCAGAACGTTGGCTAGACAAAAATAAGGAAACTCATCAATTACCGATGATCACTTTTGGATCAGGTTCTCATCGTTGCTTAGGTGAGCATTTATCTATGTTAGAGGCAACAGTCATGCTGTCCTTACTACTGCATTATTTTGATTGGGAATTGGTTAATGGTCGTTCATCTGTAGAACAGTTACAGCAAAATCTTTTGATTTATCCTGCTGATGGAATGCCTGTACGTTTCAAATTAAGAACACAGGAAAGTTAGGAACACAGGAAAGTTAGGAACACAAAAAATCAAGCGATCGCCTCTAACACTCTGTTCTCAGCGATCGCCTAATTTAATGATTATCTATACTGTTGCACGAGCAAGATAGCCTAATTCTGCCAACTTCTCTAAAATCTTTTCTGTGCTTTCTTCAATAGTTTCTTTATCTGTTCTACACTCTATATCTGGATCTAAAGGTGCTTCGTAGGGGTCATCAATACCTGTAAAGTTCTTAATCTCTCCATTTCTGGCTCTTTTATATAAACCTTTAACATCTCTTTCTTCACATACTGCTAAAGGTGAATTCACATATACCTCAATAAAATCACCAATACGTTGTTTTACTTCATCTCTAATTTCTCGATAGGGTGAAATTGCAGAAACTATGACAATGACACCATTACGAGTTAAAAGATGAGATACAAAACCTATGCGTTTGATGTTTTCATCCCGATCTTCTTTACTAAAGGTCAAACCTTTGGATAAATTCAGACGTACAATGTCACCATCCAAAACTTCAACTTTACTTCCTAATGCTCTTAATTTTTTCTCTAAAGCTCCTGTAATGGTACTTTTACCTGCACCACTCAAACCAGTTAACCAAATTGTCACGCCAGATTTTTGTAAATTCATTTAATTTCCAATGCCTCTAAATTCAATGTTTGAGATTTAAAATTGGTTTTTTGTAGATCTAGCCTAAGTGATAACTCTGAATTACCCTGGTTTATACGTATTACCAGTTAATCTTGAATATATTAGCCCATAATCTAGTCAATGTCTTTGGTTAATTACCATAACTGGTAATGTACACCAAATCATAAGTAACTTGGTTTACAGACTAGGTATTTTTGTCAAAAGTGCCTATTGTAATTTCAAAAACTTATCTAATGCTGCTACCATACTGGGAGGCCAACGACGGATATTTGTTACCCAGTTCATATCTTTGTATCGTATGTCTAACCCATAGGCTGCTACCCAATTACTTTCCGCTTCTCCTTGGTTTCCTCCTACCCAGTACGCAGCTGTTAAAGCAGCACGCATATCGGCAAATTGAGGATATTTACGGACGATGTTCCGCATTTCTCGGATAGCGTCATCTATTTTACCAGTTTCATACAGTGCTAAGGCATAATTAGCACGAGCAAA from Okeanomitos corallinicola TIOX110 includes the following:
- a CDS encoding precorrin-8X methylmutase, producing the protein MEWHVTDAQSLAIIDSEIGDHVFSPAEYEIVRRVIYATSDFEYKSLICFSEHALQAGAAALAARTTIVVDVPMVQVGISYDIQNTFANPVYCSMEAFTRPQKERTRSAWGIETLAKRYPEGIFVVGQAQTALTALVDLIEAEEIRPALIIATPAGFLNVDTDKERLQDSLVPYITINSRKGNAVVAAAIVDGLVDLAWQAYGQDRSGVS
- a CDS encoding phosphate ABC transporter permease translates to MLVPLTRQKFEQIIPLIASGSQYKYYWGKFNNFLQRLLISVVTVVVILLLKIFFKLDFGLVFVFGVFGAFFWLWYPVFQASIRNSKCRRYKYSGFFRGRVLDWWITEKLTGKQETVNNKGELVIIENREKRINLEVGDNTGFSIEFDAPLRSVHKAIARGQIAEMIVMSNRSDLSSIEEFSNIYIPSRNLWVSDYPVVREDFFNEVSLRLRDNQREQPRRRRPEPPRYRDRDDDY
- the cysC gene encoding adenylyl-sulfate kinase, with translation MNLQKSGVTIWLTGLSGAGKSTITGALEKKLRALGSKVEVLDGDIVRLNLSKGLTFSKEDRDENIKRIGFVSHLLTRNGVIVIVSAISPYREIRDEVKQRIGDFIEVYVNSPLAVCEERDVKGLYKRARNGEIKNFTGIDDPYEAPLDPDIECRTDKETIEESTEKILEKLAELGYLARATV
- the dapB gene encoding 4-hydroxy-tetrahydrodipicolinate reductase, with product MTNQSTIPVIVNGAAGKMGREVIKAVAQAEDMILMGALDTSPEHQGKDAGELAGLSEPLEVPITDQLEPMLGYVAGERQLQPAVMVDFTHPDTVYNNVRSAIAYGIRPVVGTTGLSPEQLKELSDFAEKASTGCLIIPNFSIGMVLLQQAAVTASQYFDHVEIIELHHNQKADAPSGTAIQTAQLLAEMGKTFNPPQVEETEKIAGARGSLADEGIRIHSVRLPGLIAHQEVIFGAAGQIYTLRHDTSDRSCYMPGVLLAIRKINQLKSLVYGLEKIL
- a CDS encoding TIGR01548 family HAD-type hydrolase, producing MTKQTNIIVVFDIDGVIRDVSGSYRRALADTVEHFTNQMYRPTDVDIDNLKSEGIWNNDWEGSQELIYRHFVSEGMIREEIELDFEHIVSYFQSRYRGTDPENWNGYVAHEPLLLQPSYLELLTQAGIDWGFFSGATRGSATYILERRLGLKSPVLVAMEDAPGKPDPTGLFTTIDLLENGGDQKQTVIYVGDTVADMHTVEKARSLDNSRTWVGVGVLPPHVQGTVERKDAYTQTLIKAGAKVVFSNVQELTPEKIEKWEIGSSNF
- a CDS encoding TPM domain-containing protein, producing the protein MQLCFWRRLLLSIAVFCFAGSMWATQTPSALAYENPDLLPDTFTPIVDLAKTLPDPQEEKLVKELEQFEQDTGWKLRVLTQYDRTPGRAVIKYWGLDDKSILLVADSRGGNILSFSVGDAVYELLPRTFWIELQTRFGNLYYVREHGEDQAILQALDSVKGCLLDGGCNVVPGLPREQWILTLITSAIGGIICGFAAQPRNDKQAFAWQWALIFSPLWGILFIAFGIAPVITRTSDWVPLVRNISAFLIGVLVAYLSPGFSRPSSSTES
- a CDS encoding cytochrome P450, which encodes MLKNVLAQIAASSSFLNLFIFLGLITTLVAFSVRWWKQKNTYKSLQSLPSPPKHWLLGNIPQILAAVKQKRFFQLLFDWSQKLGPMYVYWAGQPTVILSKPKVIEETVINGMRDGSLVRSKRARKAWNDIGGSILLGQNGSEWQWRRKAWNPEFSSSSLSKYVEIISQACEQVIEKIQQTESPKEVQVDHLFVELTMRVISCLVMGIPVDGKTVSHEGQPLDVAQVYEATSVLSYRFLRVATGEKMWKKYLPTKNSRDYWAARRYLDELIGPRVDLALQLREQNKTDLEKVSSLFQESMLVKIAAKEPNYNRESLIAEAIELLIAGTDTTAHTISFTIAELSLNPRVFQKARVVVDQVWEKQGCITTESFKDLAYIQAIFKETLRLYSIASGSTSLEAERDIVIDGQEIPRGTKIFWSMLAAGRDPEVYSQPEEFLPERWLDKNKETHQLPMITFGSGSHRCLGEHLSMLEATVMLSLLLHYFDWELVNGRSSVEQLQQNLLIYPADGMPVRFKLRTQES